The Trueperaceae bacterium DNA segment TCCGTCGCTGGGCTTTCGTCTACGAGGATTCCGACCGCGGACGTGACCTGTACGAACGGACGAGGTGGGCGCTCGAGGAGCGCCACTTCGGCGGCCGTGAGGTGGCGCGGACCCGCGTATCTGCCCAGGATCCCGATTGGGAAGCGGCGCTCAAGAGGCTCAGGAGCGGCGAGCCGGAGGTCGTCCTGGCGCTCCTCGACCCTCGGCAACAGCTGGAGTTCCTGGCCCGCAGCAGCGAGGCGGGGGACACGTGGCAGGTCACCGGCTTCCCCCATCCCGAGACTCAGACCCGCAGCTACTACGAGGCGTGGGTGCAGAGCGCGCCGAACGATGAGAACCTCTACCGAGGCAGCGGCTGGGAGGCGACGATCGATGCATACGGCGCACGTGAACTTAACGCCCGGTTCCGCCAGGAGATGGGGACGCCCATGGACGTCGGCTCCTGGGCGGCCTACCAGGGGGTGCGCATCCTCTACGACTCGGCGATCGCCGCCAGGAGACTGGACGGGCAGGCCCTTCTCGAGTACATGTCCAGCCCGGCTGCGGTCTACGACGTCTGGAAGGGTATCGGCGTGAGCTTCAGGCCGTGGGATCACCAGCTCCGGCAGTCGCTGTTCCTGGTCCACTTGGCTCGGGGAGAGGGGGAACTGCCGCAGGTGACCCTGGTGGGCGAGCTACCCGCCCTCTACCTCCCGCGGACCGACCCACTGGAGCGACTCGACCAGCTGGGCGACCTCGAAGCTCAGTCGGAGTGCGACTTCGGTTAGGCTGGCCAGCGTGTCCTCAGGCGATAGGGTCCGGAGTGGATGAGGCGCGGTTGGGGTCGAGCGTGAGCGATCCTGCCGCTCCCGCGATTGTTGCCTCGGAACTCACGCGCAGCTTCGGTTCGGTCGAAGCGGTCAAGGGCGTGAGCTTCGAGGTCGCGCAGGGCGAGTTCTTCGCCCTGCTGGGGCCCAACGGTGCCGGCAAGACCACCACGGTGCAGATGCTCACCACCCTGCTTCGCCCGACGACGGGACGAGCGAGGGTATTCGGGGCCGACACGGTGGCCGACGCCGCCACGGTCCGAGCGGCCCTCGGCATGGTCTTCCAGGAGCCCGCTCTCGACGAGCGGCTCTCTGCCCGCGAGAACCTGCAGATCCACGCCGCGCTCTACCGGATACCACGTGCCGTGGCGCGCTCCCGGATCGAGGAGGCGCTCGAGTGGGCATCCCTGGTGGAAGTCGGCAAGCGCACCTTGCGGAGCTTCTCGGGAGGTATGAAGCGGCGGCTCGAGCTGGCTCGCGCGCTCATGCACCGGCCGCGACTGCTCTTCCTCGACGAGCCGACGCTTGGGCTCGACCCGCAGGGCCGGCGCCATCTGTGGGAACGGATCGAGTGGCTGCGCGGTCGCGGACTCACGGTGTTCATGACCACCCACTACCTGCAGGAGGCCGAGTCGTGCGACCGGGTGGGGATCATCGACGACGGTCGGATGGCCGCCCTAGGCACGCCCACGGAACTCAAGGAGAGCGTGGGGATGAGTCTCGACGCGAGCCTCGAGGACGTCTTCATCGAGCTCACCGGCAGGCAGCTCCGCGACGAGGAGGCCGGCGCCAGGTCACGGATGCTCGACTTCGCGAAACGGGGCGGGGAGCATACCCGGTGAGCGTGGCGGCTGGCAGGAGCGGGAAGATCGGGCCGGATCTGCGGGTCGTCGGAGCGATATGGCGTCGAGAACTGCTGCGTTACGCCCGCGACCGCTCGCAGCTGTTCGGGGCGGTGTCGCGTACCGTCCTCTGGTTGATAATCCTGGGATTCGGCCTGGGGGCGGCCCTGCGGGACATCGAGGGGTACACCTACGCTCAGTACATCCTCCCGGGCGTCGTGACCCTCAACATCCTCTTCGCCTCGCTCCAGTCGGCCATCGCCCTCGTCTGGGACCGGGAGGTGGGACTGCTTCGCGAGGTGCTCGTATCACCAGCGGGGATGCCCGCGGTGACGCTGGGCAAGGTCCTGGGTGGCGCGACGATAAGTCTGGTGCAGGGAAGCATCCCGCTTCTCGCGATACCCTTCCTCGGTCTCGACTTCGGCCCGCTCAGGCTGCTCCTTGCCTGGGTGGTGATGTTCTGCATGGGGACACTGGTGACCTCGTTCGGCGTCATCATCGCCAGCCGGATGAGGACATTCGAAGGGTTCGGCAGCATCTCGAACGGCATAATCCAGCCGCTCTACTTCCTCTCCGGCTCGATCTTCCCTCTGAAGGGGATAGTCGGCGGCGTCGGATTCCTCGACATACCGGCTCCGCTTCGAGCAGAGCTTCGGGAACTGGGCATCTTCGCGATCGGGAGCGGCTGGGTAGTCCAACTCCCGACCTGGCTCGAGGTGCTGGTGTTCGCCAATCCCCTCAGCTACCAGTTGGACCTGTTGCGCTACTTCATCCTGGGGTTCCAGCAGTTGCCGCTGTGGCTCGACTACCTGGCCGTCGCGGTGCTGCCCCTGCTGGCACTGGCCGTCGCGACTCTGATGATGAACCGGCTACGGCAACGCTGAGACCGGTTCTCGCGCTGTTCGTGCCGGCGCCCAAGAAAGTCTTCGGGCAACCCCCACCCCCTTGGCGTGCTCTTTCGGTTCTCCCGGCACCTGGCTCTGGGTAGATACTCAGTCGAGCCTATAGTGGGAGAGAGGGTTGCCCGAGTAGGAAGATTGGTTGTCCTGATCTATGAGGACCTCCTTCCTGACCGGATCGTAGTCCCAACCGGAGTCGATCGAATGCCTCCACCTCCTAGCGCCCGGTTCGGTAGAGCGCTATACTCTTCAGGTTGCACACCGACATCCTGGACCTCTACCCGCCGCCGTTCGATATCGAGGCGGATATGCTCTTCGTCGCGGCGTGGGCAGCGGCGGGCCCGCTCGTCGAACGGTTCCCGGAGCAGCCCTTCCTCTCCATCGCCGGCAGAGTGCCGCTGGCGCTCTGGTTCAGCCGCGTCCGCTCGCTGAGCTACGGCGAACCAGATGAGGGGTCGGTGCTCGACGAACGGTCGGGTTTCGGCTACCGGGAGCTCAACATCGTAGCGCTGCTCAGGCGTCGGGCGATCTTCGTGCCCGGCATCTACGCGACCTCCGGCCTTAGCCAGCGGCTAGGCCACCGCTACGGCATGCCGAAGCGCGAGGTGGAGATGTGGTTCCGCGTTCTCGAAGGACGGATTGAATCGGCCGCGAGCTTCGGCCGCGGCCCGACCGAGGTGAGCGCTAGCCTCCTTGCCTCCGGTCGGATCCTGGCCAAGCCGTTCGATCAAGCCGCTCCCTGGTGGACCTGGCCGGCGCGTTTCCCGAGCGGCGAGAGCGTCCGCGCTCGTATCCTACGGTTCCCGCGAGCGCAGCTGGCGCGGATCCACGGCGTCCTGAGGCTGGACGAACCGTGGTTGGCCGAGCCGGCGAGGTTGTGGCCACTCGGCATCTTCGTGCCGGGATTCGTCATGCGCCTGCCGCCACCTTCGAGCTGGGCGGAGGGTTAGCCGGGTCGACCGAGGATCCGGATTACTCCCGACGCGATGTCGGTACCGCTGGATGCCTTCCTCCCAGGTCCTCACGCAGCAGGGACGAGATCTCGCTCATCACCCTTCGCAGATGCTCCCGCGTCGGCGCGTGTACGATCTCTCCGTCGCCGGCCAGCTTCTCCCGGGCGAAGGTGACCAGCACCCCGGCGTGGTCGAGCAGGCGTGCCCTGGTGGAGAGCAGGACGAGCTTGAGCTGCTGCTGAGCGCGAACCGTGCCGAAGGCGCCAGGCGCCGCGCCGAAGATCGCCACCGGCTTGTCGCGCAGGGGCGAGCGGCCGGCAGGCCGTGATACCCAGTCGATGGCGTTCTTCAGGACGCCGGGAACGCCGTGGTTGTACTCGGGCGTCGCCAGCACGAGTCCGTCGCTCGACGACACCGCATCCTTGAGCGCCTGCACCTCGGCGGGTCGCTCCTCGTCGTTGTCGATGTCCCCGTTGTAGAGCGGTATCCCCGAGAGGTCGAAGATCTCGACCTCGAGCTCGGGGGGCGCCAGCAGAGCGGCAGCTTCGAGCAGGGCGCGGTTGAGCGAATGGCGCCTGAGGCTGCCTGCGACACCCAATAGTCTGATCGTGGTGGCGTTCCTCGTTAGGTTCGAGTCATCCATGGTCATGAGGCTGCCCAACGCGGCACAAGCGCAACCCAGCCTAACCTGCCCAACGGATACCGGGCGGAGCGCGTCGGCACTCCACCCGGTATCCGAGGCGTCGTGAGGGCGGGCCTACATCAGGATGCCACCCACCGAGGCGATGACCGTCGCGAAGATCAGCGAGACGGTGTTGATCACCTTGATGAGCGGGTTGATGGAGGGACCCGCCGTGTCCTTGTACGGGTCACCGACGGTGTCGCCCACGACCGAAGCCGCATGCGCTTCGGAACCCTTGCCGCCGTAGTTGCCGTCCTCGATGTACTTCTTGGCGTTGTCCCAGGCGCCGCCACCGTTCGACATCATCAGAGCCATCATCAGGCCCGAGGCGATCACGCCGATCAGCAGGCCGCCGAGTGCCAGCGGGCCGAAGAGGAAGCCTACGACGAGGGGTGCGACGACCGCCAGGATCCCCGGCAGGATGAGCTCGCGTAGCGCCGCTGCCGTGACGATGTCGACGGCCTTGCCGTAATCGGGTTTGGCGGTTCGCTCCATGATCCCCGGGATGGCCCTGAACTGACGACGGACCTCCTCGATGACGCTGCCGGCGGCCTTGCCCACCGATTCCATCAGGAAGGCGCTGAAGAGGAAGGGCAGCATGGCGCCGGTGAGGAGACCGACCAGCACGATCGGGTCGTTGAGGCGGAAGGCGCCTTCACCCAGCTCGAGCCTCTCGGCGTAGTCGGCGAAGAGGACGAGTGCGGCCAGCGCCGCCGAGCCGATCGCGTATCCCTTGGTCACGGCCTTGGTGGTGTTGCCAACCGCATCGAGGGCGTCGGTGTTCTGCCGCACCTCCTCGGGCAGGTCGGCCATCTCGGCGATGCCGCCGGCGTTGTCGGTGATGGGTCCGTAGGTATCCATCGCCACGATCATGCCGGTGACCGAGAGCATCGCGACGGCGGCGATGGCGATCCCGTAGAGGCCGGCCAGGACGAAGGCGACGAAGGTGGCGAGCACCAGGGTGATTACGGGGAGCGCGGTCGACTGCATGCCAACCGCCAGTCCGCTGATGATGTTGGTCGCCGCGCCCGTCTCGGAGGCCCGGGCAACCCGCTGCACGGGGCCGAAGCGAGTTCCCGTGTAGTACTCGGTGATGAACATGATCAGCACCACTACGACGATGCCAACCACGCTGGCGCCGAAGATGCTCCAGGCGTTGCCGGCCTCGGGCAGCTGCGAGAAGTCGAAGGTGCGGAACATCAGCAGGGTGGCGAAGAGGAAGCCCACGACCGAGAGGATCGCGCTGGCGAACACGCCCTTGTAGAGTGCCGGCATTATGGCGCCGTCGTTGCCCAGTCGCACGAAGAACACGCCGACGATGGAGGCGATGATGGCGATGGCCCCGAGGACCAGCGGGTAGACGACCAGGGCCGAGACCGTCCCGGTACCGGGCAGCAGGAAGCCCAGGAAGACCGCGCCGATGGCGGTGACCGCGTAGGTCTCGAACAGGTCGGCTCCCATCCCGGCGCAGTCGCCCACGTTGTCGCCGACGTTGTCGGCGATGACGGCAGGGTTACGGGGATCATCCTCGGGGATCCCCGCCTCGACCTTGCCTACGAGGTCGGCGCCTACGTCGGCGGCCTTGGTGTAGATGCCGCCGCCCACCCTGGCGAACAGCGAGATGAGGCTGGCGCCGAAGGCGAAGCCGACCAGCGGTTCGACCGGGTTGGGGAGGTCGAGCACTACGAAGAAGAGCCAGAAGAACCCTGCCACGCCCAGCAGCGCCAGCCCCGCGACGGCCAGCCCGGCCACGGCTCCGCCGTTGAAGGCGATGCGGAGCGCGCCATCCAGGCCACTCCGAGCGGCCTGCGCGACGCGAACGTTGGCGCGAACGGCGATGTTCATGCCGATGTAGCCGCTAATGGCCGAGAAGAGCGCGCCTACGGCGAAACCAGCGGTCGTCCACCACCAGAGAGTGGCCGTTTCCCCCTCGTTGACGAGCGCGATGATCGCGAAGATCACCACGATGAGGACGGCGACGTAGGTGATGGTGCGGTACTGCCGGTTCATGTAGGCCGAGGCCCCGGCTTTCACCGCGTCGGAGATCTCGACCATGGCCGGGTTCCCGGTGGCCGCGCCGACGATGCGCTGTGCGATGACGCCCGCTGCGACCAGTGCTGCGATCGCGGCCAGCGGTATCAGGATGATGAGTCCTTCCATTAGCCCTCCAAAGGCGGATGTTGCCAGGTGAAGCCCGGCACACAATTCCCGGAATTCTAACACGTCTCTCATGGGATTCCGGCCTTCGTCGCCGCCCCTCCGACGGCTGCGTCGCGGTCGCCCGGGAGCCGGTGATAAGGTGTCCGGTGCCCCCGAACCTGGGAGGAGAGAATCAGATGAGTACCGATCCTCTGGCGGGTAAGCCCGCCCCGCTCGAACTGCTCGTCAACGTTCCACGGCTGGTAGCCGCTTACTACACCGAGCGGCCCGACCCGGACGATCCTGCCCAGCGCGTCTCCTTCGGTACCTCCGGTCACCGGGGCAGTTCACTCGAGGGTTCGTTCAATGAACAGCACATCCTCGCGGTAAGCCAGGCGGTGGCGGAGTACCGCCGCGGTCAGGGCGTGACGGGACCGCTCTTCATCGGCATGGATACTCACGCCCTCTCCGAGCCGGCCATGCGCACGGCGGTAGAGGTACTGGTCGCCAACGACGTCGAGGTGGTTCTGGCCCAAGACCTCGGTTACACCCCGACACCTGTCGTCTCGCACGCCATCCTCGCGAACAACGGGAACTCGGCAGCGAAGGCGGACGGCATCGTCATCACCCCCTCGCACAATCCGCCGGCCGATGGAGGTTTCAAATACAACCCGCCGCACGGTGGTCCCGCGGGCACCGGTGAAACGAAGGCGATCGAGGAGCGGGCCAACGAACTGCTGGCGGCGGGCTGCCGTGAGGTGCGGCGAGTCCCGTTCGAGCGGGCTCTGGCACAGGCTCACCGGCGCGATTTCGTGGGCCCTTACGTGGACGACCTCGGGTACGTCGTGGATATGGAACGGATCGCGGCGGCGGGCCTGCGGATCGGAGCCGATCCGATGGGCGGCGCAGGGCTGCCCTACTGGGAGCCGATCGCGGACCGGTACGGGCTCGAGCTCGAGGTGGTGAACCGTCGCATCGACCCTACCTTCTCGTTCATGACGGTTGACGGGGACGGCAAGATCAGGATGGACTGCTCCTCGCCATACGCCATGGCCGGGCTCATCGGCCTGAAAGACCGCTTCGACATCGCCTTCGGCAACGACCCCGACTTCGACCGTCACGGCATCGTCACCCCCTCCGGATTGATGAACCCAAACCACTACCTGGCCGTGGCCGTGAACTACCTGTTCTCCCACCGCTCGGATTGGCCCTCGGACGCCGCGGTAGGCAAGACGCTCGTCTCGAGTTCGATGCTCGACCGCGTGGCGGCGTCGCTGGGGCGCAGGCTGAGCGAGGTGCCGGTGGGCTTCAAGTGGTTCGTAGAGGGGCTGCTGGAGGGGAGCTTCGGTTTCGGGGGCGAGGAGAGCGCGGGCGCCTCGTTCCTGCGTCGCGACGGAAGCGTCTGGACCACCGACAAGGACGGGATCATCATGGATCTGCTTGCCGCCGAGATCACTGCGGCAACCGGCCGCGATCCGAGCGAACACTACCGCGACCTCGAGGAGGAGTTCGGCTCGCCCGTCTACCGCCGTTCCGAAGCTCCTGCCGACGACGCGCAGAAGAAGGTATTGGCGAACCTCGACGTCGACTCGGTGACCGCCCGAGAGCTCGCCGGCGAACCGATCACCGCGAAGATCACGCGCGCGCCCGGCAATGGCGCCGCAATCGGCGGTCTCAAGGTGATGACGGAGAACGGCTGGTTCGCCGCCCGCCCGTCGGGCACCGAACCGATCTACAAGATCTACGCGGAGAGCTTCCGCGGGGAGGAACATCTGGATGCCCTGCTGGAGGAGGCGCGGGCGATTGTGAAAGATGCGTTCTCCGCAGCGAGGGTCTGAGTGCCAGAATGTGCCTCTGACTACTATGGAGGCCGAACTGTGGCACGCTCCCTACCATCACTCTCCGCCGCGTGCATTATCTTGGGAGAATGCACGTTGACGCACACCGCGGGGTAGGGATGGGGCAGAACATGCGCTTCAGCGACATCGTGATCGACGACCCTGGCATCAGCATGGCTGCCAAGGGCGTGTTCTCGACCCTCGGACTGATGGGCAACAGCTGCTCGGTCGCCGAACTCGCTTCCCGCACGAAGGACAAGCAGCAGGCCGTCCAGGCGGCTCTGCGGGAGCTCGAGAACGCGGGCTACGTGAGGGTAGTGGACGGGATGGTCCACGTCCACAGCGCCGGCAGCTTCGGCGTCGTCAAGTGACGTTCAGAGCCTGACGAACGACTCGACACCCAGCACGAAGACGATGGCGCCACCTACCGGCACTTCGACGGGGGGTCCGGCGAAGGTCGCTTCCGGCGCGTGGAAAGGGCTGCCGCCGGGGATCACCCGCGTCCTCTCGCGACAAGTGTCGTGGATTATCCCCTTCACCTGCTCCACGTCGGTGTCTTCGACACCCACCAGCAGGGTGGTATTGCCCTCTCTGAGGAAACCTCCGGTCGAGGCCAGCTTGGTCGACTGGAAGCCTCCCTCGTTGAGGGCCTGCTGCAGACGACCCACGTCGGCGTCCTGCACGATGGTCAGCAGCAATTTCATCTTGGCGACATGCTAGCACGGCGCCGTTCCGTTCGCGTGGAGCGTGGACGCGTGCGTACCAAGGAGCGGCCTCGGTACGCCTTGTATGCGGCCACCGGTTCGTCTCAGTCGGCAGCTGCGACCTGGGTACTCGGCACTGAACGCCCCTGCCAGAGCAGGAGGAGCAGGAGCAGCGAGATCGAAGCTCCGGCCCAGCTCATGAAACCGAAGCCGGCGGACGCGTAGACGAGCCCGCTCACGAGCGACGCGATCGCGGCAGGGATGCCGGTGAGCAGGTCGTTGATCCCCTGCATGCGCGCCCTCTCGCTCAACGTGAGGTGATCGGAGAGCATCACCGAACCGCCCACGAAGCAGAGGTTCCAGCCGAATCCGAGGATGAACAGCGACGCCATCATGGGTAGCAGCGCGACCGACGGGATCGAACCGAGGCAGCCGAGCAGCAGTCCGACCGCACCCAGCGCGAGGGTGGGCCGGCGGCCCCACTCGTCGGCTAGCCGGCCTGAGAGGGGGGAGAGAGCGAACATGCCCAGCGTGTGCGCCCCGATGACGAGCGAGATCGAACCGAGTCGATGAGCGTGGTCGTGCATGTGCAGCGAAGTCATGCCCATGACCATCACCATCACGACGTACGAGCCGATGGTCATGAGTATCGCGGTGCGAACGCCCGAGTCTGCGAACAGCCGCGCGAGGGAG contains these protein-coding regions:
- a CDS encoding ABC transporter substrate-binding protein, with amino-acid sequence MESRYCRSNRERPVSLGALVTALLLSLSLWASASAQGVFERPVRIGVILPPAAMEEVPVGEVPATVGQSARLGAQFARDELVHNAALLGIDVDILVEGAEDSEVVQVAERLVDEEGAFGLVGGFGREAAVQLSAFAAERGIPFMNIGWPGDELRNEQCSRYTFHVAPSDAMYLDALTGWFVRAGFRRWAFVYEDSDRGRDLYERTRWALEERHFGGREVARTRVSAQDPDWEAALKRLRSGEPEVVLALLDPRQQLEFLARSSEAGDTWQVTGFPHPETQTRSYYEAWVQSAPNDENLYRGSGWEATIDAYGARELNARFRQEMGTPMDVGSWAAYQGVRILYDSAIAARRLDGQALLEYMSSPAAVYDVWKGIGVSFRPWDHQLRQSLFLVHLARGEGELPQVTLVGELPALYLPRTDPLERLDQLGDLEAQSECDFG
- a CDS encoding ATP-binding cassette domain-containing protein, which gives rise to MDEARLGSSVSDPAAPAIVASELTRSFGSVEAVKGVSFEVAQGEFFALLGPNGAGKTTTVQMLTTLLRPTTGRARVFGADTVADAATVRAALGMVFQEPALDERLSARENLQIHAALYRIPRAVARSRIEEALEWASLVEVGKRTLRSFSGGMKRRLELARALMHRPRLLFLDEPTLGLDPQGRRHLWERIEWLRGRGLTVFMTTHYLQEAESCDRVGIIDDGRMAALGTPTELKESVGMSLDASLEDVFIELTGRQLRDEEAGARSRMLDFAKRGGEHTR
- a CDS encoding ABC transporter permease; amino-acid sequence: MSVAAGRSGKIGPDLRVVGAIWRRELLRYARDRSQLFGAVSRTVLWLIILGFGLGAALRDIEGYTYAQYILPGVVTLNILFASLQSAIALVWDREVGLLREVLVSPAGMPAVTLGKVLGGATISLVQGSIPLLAIPFLGLDFGPLRLLLAWVVMFCMGTLVTSFGVIIASRMRTFEGFGSISNGIIQPLYFLSGSIFPLKGIVGGVGFLDIPAPLRAELRELGIFAIGSGWVVQLPTWLEVLVFANPLSYQLDLLRYFILGFQQLPLWLDYLAVAVLPLLALAVATLMMNRLRQR
- a CDS encoding NAD(P)H-dependent oxidoreductase, coding for MDDSNLTRNATTIRLLGVAGSLRRHSLNRALLEAAALLAPPELEVEIFDLSGIPLYNGDIDNDEERPAEVQALKDAVSSSDGLVLATPEYNHGVPGVLKNAIDWVSRPAGRSPLRDKPVAIFGAAPGAFGTVRAQQQLKLVLLSTRARLLDHAGVLVTFAREKLAGDGEIVHAPTREHLRRVMSEISSLLREDLGGRHPAVPTSRRE
- a CDS encoding sodium-translocating pyrophosphatase encodes the protein MEGLIILIPLAAIAALVAAGVIAQRIVGAATGNPAMVEISDAVKAGASAYMNRQYRTITYVAVLIVVIFAIIALVNEGETATLWWWTTAGFAVGALFSAISGYIGMNIAVRANVRVAQAARSGLDGALRIAFNGGAVAGLAVAGLALLGVAGFFWLFFVVLDLPNPVEPLVGFAFGASLISLFARVGGGIYTKAADVGADLVGKVEAGIPEDDPRNPAVIADNVGDNVGDCAGMGADLFETYAVTAIGAVFLGFLLPGTGTVSALVVYPLVLGAIAIIASIVGVFFVRLGNDGAIMPALYKGVFASAILSVVGFLFATLLMFRTFDFSQLPEAGNAWSIFGASVVGIVVVVLIMFITEYYTGTRFGPVQRVARASETGAATNIISGLAVGMQSTALPVITLVLATFVAFVLAGLYGIAIAAVAMLSVTGMIVAMDTYGPITDNAGGIAEMADLPEEVRQNTDALDAVGNTTKAVTKGYAIGSAALAALVLFADYAERLELGEGAFRLNDPIVLVGLLTGAMLPFLFSAFLMESVGKAAGSVIEEVRRQFRAIPGIMERTAKPDYGKAVDIVTAAALRELILPGILAVVAPLVVGFLFGPLALGGLLIGVIASGLMMALMMSNGGGAWDNAKKYIEDGNYGGKGSEAHAASVVGDTVGDPYKDTAGPSINPLIKVINTVSLIFATVIASVGGILM
- the pgm gene encoding phosphoglucomutase (alpha-D-glucose-1,6-bisphosphate-dependent), with amino-acid sequence MSTDPLAGKPAPLELLVNVPRLVAAYYTERPDPDDPAQRVSFGTSGHRGSSLEGSFNEQHILAVSQAVAEYRRGQGVTGPLFIGMDTHALSEPAMRTAVEVLVANDVEVVLAQDLGYTPTPVVSHAILANNGNSAAKADGIVITPSHNPPADGGFKYNPPHGGPAGTGETKAIEERANELLAAGCREVRRVPFERALAQAHRRDFVGPYVDDLGYVVDMERIAAAGLRIGADPMGGAGLPYWEPIADRYGLELEVVNRRIDPTFSFMTVDGDGKIRMDCSSPYAMAGLIGLKDRFDIAFGNDPDFDRHGIVTPSGLMNPNHYLAVAVNYLFSHRSDWPSDAAVGKTLVSSSMLDRVAASLGRRLSEVPVGFKWFVEGLLEGSFGFGGEESAGASFLRRDGSVWTTDKDGIIMDLLAAEITAATGRDPSEHYRDLEEEFGSPVYRRSEAPADDAQKKVLANLDVDSVTARELAGEPITAKITRAPGNGAAIGGLKVMTENGWFAARPSGTEPIYKIYAESFRGEEHLDALLEEARAIVKDAFSAARV
- a CDS encoding winged helix-turn-helix domain-containing protein, with product MHVDAHRGVGMGQNMRFSDIVIDDPGISMAAKGVFSTLGLMGNSCSVAELASRTKDKQQAVQAALRELENAGYVRVVDGMVHVHSAGSFGVVK
- a CDS encoding cyclic-di-AMP receptor, whose protein sequence is MKLLLTIVQDADVGRLQQALNEGGFQSTKLASTGGFLREGNTTLLVGVEDTDVEQVKGIIHDTCRERTRVIPGGSPFHAPEATFAGPPVEVPVGGAIVFVLGVESFVRL